atataaatattagagaaagaaaactatctttaaaatcataaacttacTTGGAtcaattataatactattgcCAAAGAATATTTCGGTTTACTGTATTATACTATTAACTTAGCAAATACAGTAGATggcaaaaatcataaataaaagatactatatgtgttgttgataaaaaaaaatgtcacaatTTATGAGAATTGATTGTCCAGAGTGTTTTCTCAGATGAGGACTTAATTAAACAGGAAACAAAGCAATATTAACCTAGAGATAGAGTTATCATAGCTGAAACAGATAATTTTGTATATGAGACCATCTCTAATGGTacactaaaacctaaaatgggATAGGTATTTAGCTCTAATAGTACTCAAAAaccaattctatttttagttttttttaaaaaaatacctatctttaggtttacactaaaccaatacctaaaagtttttcaaattttgtgagtaaaaaaagcataatatagagaatattcttttaagtttgagtttaatgtaaatggttgaagtaaaatcaatatttagtgtgagatttacactaaaatgagtttgagtttaatgGAATGGTCGGAGATGCTCTAAGCACACAATCCTAAATGCATATTCCATACGCAAAATGAATTTCAATGGCAAGCAATCAAGACAGATAATTTACTAGCTACTGGTCCTACATATAAATtacacaattattatttatcaaaacaaaaatcaggGAGAGagtcaatttttctttatgttaATTGAGTTTGTTTGCTTGAAACACCTTATAAAATGTTGacatatttataagtttttaacaaaataagatCGAGAATAGTTTCacaaaaattgattaataagCTACAATTGGATTTCAATAAGTGGGCTTTTTACAATTAATCGGGCCTCCCAACTATTAGATAATTGGGCGGCcttaaatgaaatttgattcaTCATGcgctttaactatttactatAATTGAATAATCTAAAGGCAATTCTTATAAAACCAATGACTAGGTTACCAACGGGTTGTTACGCAGTTGGCAGTGCGGAGCTGTGGTGACCTTGAGGTCACGAGTTCAAACTCCACCGCCCGCTGGGAGACTTTCGGCCTTAATCCGCAAACCCGGTCGAGCAGGATTAGTCGGATTTCGCCGAAGGTGGGTTCGGTACACCTGTggtcaaaccaaaaaaaaaaaaaaaaccaaaaaaaaaactaggtTGATGAATGAGTACATTCTTTAAAGCAAATCAAGAACATAAggtaataaattagaaactacTTACTACATAACAATCTCAGAAAATCATGTCTAGTAAGGAGACAATAACATATCTTGGTGTTTACATCACAAATGTCTGATTAAATTCATACCATCCTAAATAGTGTCAAAGTTTCACAATGTGTAATAGTTACACTTCATTAATGAATCCATAGCTAACTAAGCACGACCAAGTACAAAGGATGCAAGCCGACTCCATCTAGTCCGAAACAGCACAACGAGCATGATTAGACCAAACACGCCGgtgaaaaacataaacatccCAACGTCAAAGATCGGGAGAGCCTCGGGGCTCCTAATGTGAAGTGCTAGAATGTAAGATATGTACATCATGAACATAGCGACCACGAGGAAAGCTGCCGAAAACTCGCGGGCATCGTGGGCTAACTGACCACCACCTAACTTAGCCCACACAACACATGCGGCAACAAGGAGTGAGCTAACCGCGGATAAAACGTCGCACCAGATAAAGAGCCGGGACACTGTGTCAAATTCGCCGTTGCTAGGCGGGTTTAAAGCGGCTTTAAGAGTTGATTGAGCAAGCACAAGTGCCACAAAGAAGGAAGTGTTCAATGTCATCATCGTCGTTCAATCTGATCAACTGCCCAAATTAAACACTAAACTATATCAACATCTCTATGACATACTATATTTTCACCACAAGCATcttaaatagtaaaattagccaataaattaatttcttaactaGCCGATTCAGCTCAAATTACATCATtctgaaataataaatacaaacAACACAGATTTGtctcaaattcattttaaaaccTAAAACTAAACCTAGTGTTCCCTTTTCAGCCAAACCTCAAAAGGCcacagcaaaaaaaaaagaggaatcacaaaaccatcaaaatgaaattataacaCAAACAATCAATTTAGAAACTAAAATTGCTCAAATcccaattaattattataactaTTGTTGAAGAAAAGCCCCCGTTAGAAAAAATGTTACAAAATGAGAAGGAAATTGCATATATCAAATGGCAGAAAGCTTAAAAATTTCCTAAATTTGTGAGAGATAAAACAGAAATGCAACACGCTAGAAACAACAGATTACTACTCACAAAAATCGTCACAGGAAAAATGGTAATGAAACAAACAGAGCTTGAAAAGcatggagagagagtaaaaacCTTTGAGCTTGAGATGAgaggttttgattttgattttgggttAGCTAGGGTAGAAGAAACACCACttgatttttctctctctccaatctTGTACTACTAATATTCGATTTGTTCAAATCTTTACTACTTTCAGGAGCTGAACACCATCTCATTTTCTTGACAGACATTGCACTCTACCTTGTATTTCTGGAAATCAAACTCTGCATGACTTTATTCCTCTGTATCAATGTGGGGTCCCACAACACTTGTTACTTTGCATTGCtgtctaatttttaatttatttattaattatactcctataattaATGTTCAAAAAAATGTACTGGTATTACACATTTAAATACAGTATTTTTCAAACAATCtagcctttttttttgttagtttaaCAACCAACTAACAATACTACCAattgtttataaaaaaacatagtagCAATGAGTAATCAAATGGCACTTTTATAGCTAAACCTATATAGGTCCGGCTTTTGGCATTCAAAAATGTTATTTTgccataaaatattaatcactAGGGGTGTGATCATTTGTTAACTTTCgtaagttgctaacttgctaactcttcaacacaatgtattaaaaattcaacacgataacattaaaatgtgaacacataattttgttgaacttcaatataatgtgttgatattatgtgttgacatgtTGATGTaaccgtgttgacatttttaatacactgtattgatgagttagcagagatagcaacttaaatagttagcaatataacgcactctgcataattgttttgaacaaatattaacattaagagggtgttcggtttgcaagattgtatccggattatatatgttgtgtttggttcatgagattcaatcccaCAATTCaatagatggataatcatgagataattagttatagcTAACCGCCTATGACTAAAacaatctcacaactcaatcctaaattatatcttgatattattttatattggaaACTAAACACCGAAAGAGATTAAACTTTGGATGAACAAGAACTAGAACTATGGTGCAAATACTTAAGAAGGTTGAAAACTTTGTCCAGAGTGTTTTCTCAAATGAGGACTTAATTAAACAGGAAACAAAGCAATATTTTAAGCTAGAGATAGAGTTATCATAGCTGAAACAGATAAATTAGCATATAAGCACACAATCCTCTACATTAAGTTAACATAAATTGCATAAAGCATATGCAAAATGGATTTCAATGGCAAGCAATCAAGACAGTTTTAAACTATTATATAACATCCTAATTAGTAGTTTTTTTACATAACAATATCAAATTAACTACTCCACTGCATAACATCCTAATTAGTGGTTTTacataacaaaatcaaactgAACTACACAGATATAACAGAGTGCCAATGTTGATGTACCTAACCGGTACGACCGAGCATAATCGATGGCATGCGACTCCATCTAGCGTGATACACGATAGCAAGCACAACAAGAGTGCGAAAAACATCCCCATGCCAAGCACAGCGATCGGTACCCATCCAAAACTCATCCTAGCAGCTATGGAAAGTCCAAGCGTGACAGCTATAAGCGTTAAGGGCAAAGCAATCATCAGCATCGTCGGCTAACTTGCTATCATCTAAGTGAGCCAGTAAAGCCCATGCGGCAGCCATCACTGAACTAAACATGGCTAAAACGTTGCAGACTTCGTCATTGCTAGGCGGACGCCAAAAAGCTCCAAATTCACTCCGGCAAACACAATTGCCGCAAAAGTAAACCGATCTTCATTTTCACCACTAAAACCATACAAAAGCGATATCAATATGTTAGGAttctacatatattaataatattagccgataaattaattttttaattagcgGATTTAATTCAAGCATCACTCTGAGGGAGTAAATGCAAACATCATCGACAGTAGAAATTTACAGAAAATGCGATTCTGTGTATATATGGCAGcatagagataaaaagaagagAACCTGAGATGCAGAGGCCGagggggcggcggcggcggcggccgaGATTGATTTTGGGCTGGGGTTCACTCCGCCGcagtaaaagtgaaagatctgctactagtaaaatttcattttctatagtATTTACTTTCAAGTAAAACGCTTCTTCAAGTAAGACGCTTTTCTATGTACCTTTCTAGTAAACGTTTCTTCAAAACGTGTGACGCCAAaggttttaattttcaaatattaacatatgaaaataataaataaaaagtaaaaaaaaagtgggacattggaatttgaatttatgtaCTGCTTTTGCACGCCAACTTCAATTAAGTCAATTTATTGGCCATAGAATAACCAACTTATAcctatatttttgtgatttaataaataataaatttatataataatttcaatattagagaAAGAAAACTACTCCAATTTATGATCAAggagtaatataaataaaagaagaagtGTTGcaatttctttcatgttttattaatttatcgcATATTAAATGCTATATATAGATTCAAAGcctatattaataatatgatttacactctatttcatcactttcctttacattttttaaactcAAGAATCCAAGTCAAAAGAGGActtattaataatatgatttACACTCTATTTTatcactttcctttacattttttaaactcATAATCCAAGTCAAAATAGGACGGGTATTCACCGACGGACAGAGTAAGCTCCTAAAATAAGTTATGTTAGCCAAATACCCTCTAAATAATAATGCCATTATAAACTGTATGAcaatcaataaaatcaaaagtaAACTCAAGCCGCAGATGGAGTAAACGTTATTGATCGAATCGAATGTAAGAACAACGTAAACACaacattatatatacaaactTTCACCCAGCAAAGACGCGGGTAAAATACCGTAAGACGTTAACTCCAGAAAACTGCAACTGCTGGTGGACCGGTGCAGGTTACTTCAGCTGCCACCTGCATCGacaaaaattttagatttggATTCAGATGGGTATTCATCTCATAACGTAATTTCAAATGCGTGATTGACAAGTGAAACTCGAGAGTTCTGCATACGGATGATGTAGTCATAGTATATAATAGTAGAAGACATAACtgttaaaaaaatcattcacTTTTATACCTCTGATCCGACCAGAGTTTGGCGACTTCATGGTTGATAAGGATAGGGGCGTTAACGGGGGAGAAGGAACATTTTCTGTCTTGCCTGGATGAAATGCTGTTGCTCTCTCACTACTAGAGGGTATAGAGAAACTTCTGGAGACAGTTAGTTGCGGGAGAGGAAGTGGAGACCCTTCTTTTGATGACACGTATCTGTTCCTATTTGTAGGAGAAGTTTCTCGATTTCTACTGACTAATGGAGCTGAGTGTCCGATAGCCCCAGCAGAATGCATGGCCTTGGAGCCGAAAGGTTCAGGGGGTCGAGGGAGCTCGTGAAGCTCACTTATTTTGGGAGAAGATGCGGGCAGAGGTGGAGCATTCTGAGGCAGAGTCAACGGGGGTGGTGGAAGACCAGAAACAGAACCATGTAATCCAGAAACTTCAGTAGAGCTGATAGGTCCACTGGTGGGTACGAGTGGCTGCTTGTTAGATGATTTGCTGACTATCGGGCCAGAAAAGGCTTGCCTTTTTATCTTTTGGCTATCAGATCCACTCCGTGTGTCCAACTGCGGGACAGAAGGGGGTAGAGGGAGAAAATGCTTCTTGTTGCTGTTATCATCAGCTAGCACCTGAGATTTTGGAAGCTTGTGTGCAGATATATGGTTCTCTACGATTTTCTTCTGCTTCTCAATGTCCAGTGGAGACGAATGCCACAGATTTTTTGAGCTCCCACCAGAGCTTATGGTGCCAGACAGGGATGTAGAGCTATTCGTCGAACTCTTTGCATTATCAGGAGTGGGAAGAACATGTCTACTATATTTCTGTGCAGAATTCCTCATTTCTCTAATTCTTTCAGCAGGGTCAAACTTCTCAGCATATAATGGGGCAGAATGAGTACCTGCTCTACGTTTTTCGCTAAAGTATACATCCCCTTGGTTTCTGCCAAAGCTTATCTGCATCtcaagattttttatttgtgatgtTTGGGAACTTGATACACCAATCTGATCTAGCTGCAAATTCAGTGTAACAGGATAATTCAGACACAAAAACACACGTTTAACAATTTGATCATTGAAAAGCTCACCTCCATTGAATTCCTGGACGTGGTAGTATTTTCAGGCTCTTTCCTGTTTAGGCTATAGTCAAAACTTAATTCTCCATCATCATTAGTCTGAAAACTGTCCACATCATTCAATTCACTTAACTCATAGTCAATGTGCTGCTTTTCTGCAATATTTCTAACATGAGGCTCTACAGCTTCAAGAGATTTGAGTCCTTTCCGGAAAAAGTTTAACTGGTTTCAAAAAAAGCCGAAAACAAACATACATGAAAATTCTGGGGGGTAACAATTGAAgacttaataaaaataaaaaacaataaaaatacaaaaacctGTGCTGCATGGTGGCGAGCTGCCTGTGTTAAAAGACTCCGGGACTGCCCTTGCTTCAATGATTCTACACGAAAAATGCACAGCCTTGAAACCTCATCATATTCATCACAAACCGCCTTCAATTGCTCTGATGTAAAAGTTTCCCCCTTCGCATGtcgtgattttcttttttctctaaattGTCCCAACATGTACTCGAAGATCTCTCTGTGATTCATACGTGCAAGCATAAGAACATAAAATGGTGAAGAATATCTGGCAAAAAGCTGCAGGGAATGAGCAAAAACCTTTTCTCGTCACACTGCAATTTCATCTCCTGCAGCAATGAAGAATAGTTAATTACCTGGAAtaataggataaaaatattcacaaataTAGGTATAAAAATAAGTAGGATAGTGCTTGGACCTCCACTTTCTGTAGCTCACTCAGGAGAGATTCTGATGGATGTGTAATTGTCATGATAATATGAGACCGCTGAAATACAGGAATTGATGAGTTAACTTAACATTCTTTGGTTTATAAGTATTGGAAGAGATTGATAACAACAAATACTAACATATCTATCAACAAGTTTCTGAAGTTCAAGCTGCACTCTTCCCAGCAATGATATTGCATCTCCTGCACAATCACAGAAAATCTTGTAGAAAGTTACTTTGTTTTCCCAACATTTTGCAGCATCCAATTATATTCACACCAAAAGCAAAAGGAAAATgctttgataaaaaaattacagaaagaaacaaaatttagaGTTAAAGAAACTGAGAGAACACAAGATCAAAAGCAAAGcaacatttcataattttcttatactcttgttaataaaaaatgtcacaatTTATGAGAAATGATAAGCCATTGGAAGCTCAAGATGTACTTGAATCAATTGAATTCAAACATAACTAATAAACTCAATTGGTTTACAATTATGATCagtaaaattgcaaaattaacTCTAGAAAATTTAAGACTACAAATGTACAAGCTACAGAAGTAAGCCACTTATACATCCAATTGGTTTTTGCACCAAGCAGCATATCTTGGACTTAATCTATCTCTCAGTTCTTGTGCATAACATCATTAAATATCATAGTATATTCTTGTTTAATGTATCCATTCATCTTTTCGAGCCATATAAAGAAAGCCAAGTGAAAAACATCAtaactcacatttcattcaataaataacaaagaaATGCCTATAAGTTGAAGCCACTGGCACTCACCTCTTTCTCCATCATCATGCATTGCAGTTTTGTCCAATAGACAATTTCCCATCTCTATCAACGACTCTGAGAACTCTGTAGGATAATATGTTCATTGTCACATGTAAGACAAGCTTTAAAAAGGACAAATTATTCATAGATGTTTGTTCTACTAACATACTGTAAGTATATACAGTATGTTCTAAATTGAATGATAACAGTCCGAATGATTAGATACTATATCCATAAGTTTTTGAAActtcaaaagaaaaaggacAACTATCAAGCAAGATAACAACACAATTCAAAGCAAAATCCATCCTTTCCATCCAAAAGAGAAGGATGTGAGctacaaaataaacatattaaaaaaattgtaccaTAAGCACTATTTGCCGAAGCAGCTGCAGCAGAAAGTAAGCCATCATAGCATGCTCTCATATCCTTCATATCCTGCGAACAAAACACAGCAAATACAGCCTACTTAGCTCGAAACACGTACATAATTCCCCATACACGGTGAGAAGCTACTCCAATTATgataaaaactcaaaaagCAGTAGCACCAAGAACTATCAACAATTTCTTCACAAGCTTGCCGCTTCACTCATAGCAACTAAGCTGAATCTTAAGTCgagttttctaaaatcaagcaaaacaaaaaaaatcctaaacaCATGAATTCAGTTCCACTCGTCTTTTTCAAACACCACGCCAACTATTCACACATATATCAGAGCTAATAAGTAAGATTTTATCAGCAAACCACAGAAATTAGTGGAGTAAGTCGTCAGCATTGGCATCAAAAGCAATGCACCATAACTATGCACAAAATTGACCTAGGATCTGAATTCCGACGAGGTGTAACGACTGAATTGAGGGGTAATCTACTCGATTCACTACAACCAGAGCCAAATTCAAAGCTCAATCAAAAGCGGAAAAACCAAAGGGGGCAATAATTAGATTGCACCTTTGCTGCTTGAGCTAAGCCATCTATATGCACCGAGATATGGTGATCCCAATCCTCCTCCGGCTCGCCCTTGCTCAGCCCCAATCTTCTCAGCTTCCCCAGAGGCGATTTCATCTCCGTCAGAGCCAGCTGCAGTAATTTCACTCTCTACAACTATGAAATCCGACGAGACTAACCGGAATTTttcaacaacaacatcaatCAATCGATCAAACAGCAATATATTATGCGAAGAGGAAAGGGGGAAAAGTGTGTataatttagagagagagatggagaagtGGGAAGCAAATTCAGCTCTTCTGCTTCTGTTACAAACAGTCTTATtataataagtaaataaaattagcaaTGGAGACTGACAGACGTCTCTTCTTCCATGTCCTTTTTGGTAATTTTAGCCGTGAATAAACACGAACATAGGATAGATGGAGAATTGGCGAATTTAATTGGTAAGGCGATTCATTTTCGAGTTTAACTAAACACGAACATAGGATAGATGGAGATTTGCAAATTTGCGACTGTCTTCCTACACTTGGACTCGGTGCATGCGAAGATGGTAGTAACAAAGTGTGACTGATTTCATATcgttgtactccctccgtcccataaaagttgagacaaaacttttgggcacggagattaagaatttatattaaataaataggagagatgaaaaaagtaggaaagataagagagagtaaagtaaatgatggaataaaataagagtgattagatgttttatctttagttaaaaaagaaatgactcaactttgttgggacggactgaaaaagaatacgactcaacttttatgggacggagggagtattttctaGTGATCTTCATCTAGAAAATACgaaatttttgttggttgcTTATAAACAGCCTCGAGAAATACCATACTTGGTGCTTGTGGATAGGGCTGTACTCCCACTCTAGAGCTCATGCTGAttggaccaaaatgaaaaaaacggAAATATTGATCGTCAAAATAGATATCGTTAAATATTGTAGTGTTATACCGTTGTATTTTTCTGCGATTTTGCCCAAGAAGATTCAGACTTTTTACTGATTGTCGATAAATATCGTGGGAGATATTGAACTCAGTGCCTGTGATAAAGATCGTATTTCTATCGGTCAATGCTGATTggattaaaatagaaaaacgagaCTGATTATCTAACTAAGGGACTATGGAGTAGTCCTgctaaaaaaagagaaaatacaATGATTGCTTTATTGACTAGTTTGCCCTCCTAAAAGATGGTCAAACTTCTCttatttaatcatttcttTGTTCTCCCATTTATTAAAGTTTTCTTCCATatgttgaaagttgaaactgTTGATGGGAATTTAATTAAGCCGAAGATTTTTGCATGGGAATACAATTAATCAATTCTTGACTTAGCTTCAATAAGAATTGAGAATCTTCGAAATGAATTATCTTAATGCTTAATTATAcatgctaaaaaaaattagtcgTATCTtcttatcaataaaatatatatgggTTAGATACGcttaaatacattaattatatccaaattttggtttttaattttattgttgaaaattacataaattttttattttaaatgcaaCATAACGTTAAATCACTGAATAATTCTATAGATAAGTAACTCAAACTTTTAGAGTTCGATATCTAAAGCTCTTGATGGAGGCTCCATGATACTAATACGTATAATATCAGGTTTTGATCTCCGAAAATGTCacgaaattataaaaaaaataaaataaaattagaaaaccACTACAATAACATTACATTGTGGATTCATCCTCACATCCTCACTTGCATGTGTCTTAATATGGCATTTCCCTTTTGTGACTAAGGCCCCATATTAACGTGAAGTTAGGAATAAATTCCCCACTCTATTATAGGTATATAGGTATGATATATATAGGTGAAGCATTTTTTTACCATTAAGAACTTTCAAGCCAACTTTGTtattaatatcaaaatgtAATTACTTTACCAACTTTTGTAGAAAAGTctcattcattatttttgaTAAGATATATTACACACCGTCCTAACATATAGATAGTCACATGTCTAACTAACAAAAGGAACATACTTTAAATGAATCACTAATAAATTGTGGAGTAACgaataaaatagataactGAAGATAGACTAAAATGATTAAAGCAAATAACATAAGAAAGAGAGTGTATGATTTTTGTAGCAAAAAACAATGAGTTAACTACATCAAACGAAGTAAGAAATTCGACTCAAATAAGTTGGAATAGAACTCTGTACATGATAGGATGGTTAATACTACAAATGAAGTTGAAAGAGAGATTGCAAACAAACTTGAATACACTACAAACAAACACCACTCCACCTTAAACAACAGCCATTCTCACACAACCACCATCAGAAAATGGTTTGTCCCAACAATGTCATAATCTTGCCTAAGTCGGCTGCGTCGTCGCAGCGATGCTCCCGCTCCCAACACCCGGGTTCGTCTCCGCCATTCTAGAAGCCAAAGCAAGGATCTCGGGAGACCTCTCCCAGTTCCCACCCCTTCTCCCCCAGCTCGAGTGCATTCCACCCCGGCCTCCACCACCCTCGTCCACTCCACTCCTCGTCTCCGGATGCATTTCGCCTAATCCGCCACTTTTTCTGCTTAACCCATCGTTGCCACTGAGTTCGCCTTCGTGTTGATCTAAAACCGACCCAATATCCCCCCACACGCCCTTCCTCCCCATCTCGATGTCGTCCACACCTTTCCCCGTGTTAGGACTGTCAAAACCACCAGCCACGGACCGAGCGGGTAGAGCAGCTTCCCTCGGCACCTTGGCTCTAAAATCGTTCCTTGATGGAGGTATCGAGCCACAGAGTGTCTCAATGAAGTTCAGCACCAACCCTTTGTTGTAGGGATTGGCACGACGGTCGTATCTATATCTGAAGTTCTCGTACGTAGTCTGCAAACGAAGATGCATATTTATGCCtgcacaaaaaaatattaaaatacgAATTTTCACACCTGATTTGTGCAGATCAGGTAGAGATGGAACGTCATAAGGCCGCCAACGAACCAAACTGCGATAAACGTGTAGATGATAAGAGCTATGGAGGCGGGGGTTTTGATCATTGCTCGCCAGATAGATATATCGTCTTTAATCATGATCCTTTTGATGTAAAACCAGCAGAAGCCGAAAACGTATCCACATAGTAGTGTGGTAGTGAAGACAAACATGAAGAAAAACCGGTAGTTTCTCTGCAGAAAAAGAGTGTAAACTTCAGAATATATACGTGCAGGAGTTCTCGAAGTCGAACCAAATTCATAAACACATAGCAATTTCAGGCAAAGCTTAACGTAAAGACAAGAATTACTTGCAAGAACCTTATAGCGTAGGTCAACGTTAGTGTCCACTATAAAGAAAAAGGCTATCGGTcactaatatcacgaactgtGGTCAAATTCCGGGGAACGTAAAAATCACGAACTTTCATCATGTTTGGAATTTCTCAAGATTGATGATTCCAGCAAAAATCGAATCATGCATGGCCTTTACCGATTCATATGTGACATTTATTGAATCGAATCTAATATAATctaagaagaggaagaaattCGGTGAAGATGACTAACAAACTTGGATACTGAACACTCAACCCTTAATTTCATCTAGGAACAAGAAAATTTTTAGATATGAAGCCTAATTATATTTGGTCAAAGGTTTAATAGCAATGTTTGCGTGATTCGTGAAATGGCATCGGTTACATCTATTTAAAGCGACATCGTTATACCGGTCCAATTAGTCCACCTAGATTATCCGGCAAGCCACATATTATTTGATTTCGTCAAGGGAAATCCCAAAACACAATCAAAGTTCATGACTTCTAGGACCAAATTTTAAGTTTGTGGGGAAAACCGGAATTCGGGCATAATTCGTGATATTATCGACCAATAACCCTTAAAGTATGCAGTATGTACCAAAGCAATTAACTTACCAGTCCTATGCACTGTCCAACCCAAGGGCAGTGGTGATCGAATCGTTCGACACAGTTATTGCATATCGAACAGTGGGAGCAACGGGGAGGTCTGTATAACATGCAGGTGTCACAGTACTTAATCTTCACTGTGGTGCCATTCACTTCTACTTCTTTAATACGAGGCAAACGTAGCTGTGGAGTTTGAGAGCCTCCAGTGTTATTATCGTCACAACCCTCAGGCTCGGGCGGATGGGCATTTCTGGGAATTATACCTGGATCTCTTCCGGAGGTCAGCAGGAGAAGCATCAAATCCTGAAATTTGAACACTTTGGCATGAAAAGCTCGACCGACGAAATAAACCATCATGTAAATGAGCGAAAAACGTGGTTAAAATCAAAGTCCAAACAAGAAGAATAACTAATAAAGGTGACTACTGCAGTGATTCGAGATTCTCAAACGATGTTGGCTTTAAACGAACTTGAGAAAAGTCGAGTAATACTATATAACAATGTCATTTACCACTGTTGACAAACATGTCTACGATGAGGGGGTGtgcga
The genomic region above belongs to Salvia hispanica cultivar TCC Black 2014 chromosome 3, UniMelb_Shisp_WGS_1.0, whole genome shotgun sequence and contains:
- the LOC125213303 gene encoding uncharacterized protein At2g33490-like, which codes for MKSPLGKLRRLGLSKGEPEEDWDHHISVHIDGLAQAAKDMKDMRACYDGLLSAAAASANSAYEFSESLIEMGNCLLDKTAMHDDGERGDAISLLGRVQLELQKLVDRYRSHIIMTITHPSESLLSELQKVEEMKLQCDEKREIFEYMLGQFREKRKSRHAKGETFTSEQLKAVCDEYDEVSRLCIFRVESLKQGQSRSLLTQAARHHAAQLNFFRKGLKSLEAVEPHVRNIAEKQHIDYELSELNDVDSFQTNDDGELSFDYSLNRKEPENTTTSRNSMELDQIGVSSSQTSQIKNLEMQISFGRNQGDVYFSEKRRAGTHSAPLYAEKFDPAERIREMRNSAQKYSRHVLPTPDNAKSSTNSSTSLSGTISSGGSSKNLWHSSPLDIEKQKKIVENHISAHKLPKSQVLADDNSNKKHFLPLPPSVPQLDTRSGSDSQKIKRQAFSGPIVSKSSNKQPLVPTSGPISSTEVSGLHGSVSGLPPPPLTLPQNAPPLPASSPKISELHELPRPPEPFGSKAMHSAGAIGHSAPLVSRNRETSPTNRNRYVSSKEGSPLPLPQLTVSRSFSIPSSSERATAFHPGKTENVPSPPLTPLSLSTMKSPNSGRIRGGS
- the LOC125216664 gene encoding probable protein S-acyltransferase 7, with the translated sequence MYVVPPPKESGSETGSGEVRIYQAWKGSNKFFLQGRFVFGPDVRSLALTIFLIVAPVSIFCVFVAHKLMDDSFDNWGGYVMTIAIVLTSCDLMLLLLTSGRDPGIIPRNAHPPEPEGCDDNNTGGSQTPQLRLPRIKEVEVNGTTVKIKYCDTCMLYRPPRCSHCSICNNCVERFDHHCPWVGQCIGLRNYRFFFMFVFTTTLLCGYVFGFCWFYIKRIMIKDDISIWRAMIKTPASIALIIYTFIAVWFVGGLMTFHLYLICTNQTTYENFRYRYDRRANPYNKGLVLNFIETLCGSIPPSRNDFRAKVPREAALPARSVAGGFDSPNTGKGVDDIEMGRKGVWGDIGSVLDQHEGELSGNDGLSRKSGGLGEMHPETRSGVDEGGGGRGGMHSSWGRRGGNWERSPEILALASRMAETNPGVGSGSIAATTQPT